The following proteins are encoded in a genomic region of Solea senegalensis isolate Sse05_10M linkage group LG5, IFAPA_SoseM_1, whole genome shotgun sequence:
- the zbtb34 gene encoding zinc finger and BTB domain-containing protein 34: MLTWKTVAGKLEKHIQEMDDGSYVEFDVPEFSNTVLTQLNELRLQGKLCDIIVHIQGQPFRAHKAVLAASSPYFRDHSALSTMSGLSISVIKSPEVFEQLLAFCYTGHMSLQLKDIISFLTAASFLQMQTIIDKCTQVLERIHSKISLPVGVCSPEKDDSQTGRNGVNDSNLFVNPTQISPPYYSRQGLGRGRQQHEEAQSDRGSSDSVSEHDAPMEGETEQVELIGKDGQVTDVHVKVEKPDRPTYSDSSSAGDDGYHTELVDGEQVLAVSVGSYCPVIQPATYSYSGLTSPCFVNISSSSPSRSMLSGFRGGRARSKRPLAIPAGVLSHAKPDDGESAVGATGLENDVRERSLRSQWYPYNERLICIYCGKTFNQKGSLDRHMRLHMGITPFVCKFCGKKYTRKDQLEYHIRGHTDNKPFHCQICGKCFPFQGTLNQHLRKKHMGASESNNHTDSPERTEGGSGQKDQEDTSEGMAFEAQYAEEAPANDMEESSKCSPDQDQASRCDF; encoded by the coding sequence GTTGCCGGCAAACTGGAGAAACATATCCAAGAAATGGACGACGGCAGCTACGTCGAGTTTGATGTGCCGGAGTTCAGTAACACTGTTCTGACTCAGCTCAATGAGCTGCGGCTGCAAGGGAAGCTGTGTGACATCATAGTTCACATTCAGGGCCAGCCGTTTCGAGCCCACAAGGCCGTATTGGCAGCGAGTTCGCCCTACTTTCGTGACCACTCGGCCCTCAGCACCATGAGTGGCCTTTCCATCTCGGTCATCAAAAGTCCTGAGGTGTTTGAACAGCTTCTCGCGTTCTGCTACACGGGTCACATGTCCCTACAGCTCAAGGATATCATCAGTTTTCTCACTGCTGCCAGCTTCCTGCAGATGCAGACCATCATTGACAAATGTACCCAGGTCCTGGAGCGTATCCACTCCAAGATCAGCCTCCCAGTCGGTGTCTGCAGTCCAGAGAAGGACGACTCGCAGACTGGTCGCAACGGGGTCAATGACAGCAACCTCTTTGTAAACCCTACCCAGATCTCCCCCCCTTACTACTCCCGGCAAGGCTTGGGCCGGGGGCGACAGCAGCACGAGGAAGCCCAGTCGGACCGCGGCAGCAGTGACAGCGTGTCAGAGCACGATGCTCCCATGGAGGGAGAGACGGAGCAAGTGGAACTGATTGGCAAAGACGGGCAAGTGACGGATGTGCACGTGAAGGTGGAGAAGCCCGACAGGCCCACTTACTCCGACAGTTCCTCAGCGGGTGATGATGGTTACCACACGGAGTTGGTGGATGGAGAACAGGTGTTGGCGGTGAGTGTGGGTTCTTACTGTCCTGTCATCCAGCCTGCTACTTATTCTTACTCAGGGCTGACCTCCCCTTGCTTCGTCAACATCAGCAGCTCCAGTCCCTCGCGCTCCATGCTCAGTGGCTTCCGCGGTGGACGAGCCAGGTCAAAGCGGCCCCTGGCCATCCCGGCAGGCGTGCTGAGTCACGCCAAGCCGGACGACGGCGAGTCAGCTGTGGGGGCCACGGGGCTTGAGAACGACGTGCGAGAGCGCAGCCTGCGCAGCCAGTGGTACCCGTACAATGAGAGACTCATTTGCATCTACTGTGGAAAGACCTTCAACCAGAAGGGAAGCCTGGACCGCCACATGCGCCTGCACATGGGAATCACCCCGTTTGTTTGCAAATTCTGTGGCAAGAAGTACACGCGGAAAGACCAGCTGGAGTACCACATCCGTGGCCACACGGACAACAAGCCCTTCCACTGTCAGATCTGTGGAAAATGCTTCCCCTTTCAGGGCACCCTGAACCAGCATCTGCGCAAGAAACACATGGGCGCGTCGGAGAGCAACAATCACACGGACTCTCCAGAGAGGACCGAGGGAGGCTCTGGCCAGAAGGACCAAGAGGATACGTCCGAGGGGATGGCCTTCGAGGCACAATATGCAGAGGAGGCACCCGCCAATGATATGGAGGAAAGCTCCAAATGTAGTCCAGACCAGGATCAAGCATCAAGATGTGATTTTTAA